The Streptomyces sp. NBC_00162 genome window below encodes:
- a CDS encoding DUF5999 family protein, whose amino-acid sequence MCQHQPACPSAESADREAALPVANHPEQGWSLLCNGVLLFEDTGELLPDGQIIAPHRPLAAAQVMKAA is encoded by the coding sequence ATGTGCCAGCACCAGCCAGCCTGCCCGTCAGCCGAATCCGCCGACCGGGAGGCCGCGCTTCCGGTGGCCAACCACCCGGAACAGGGCTGGAGCCTGCTGTGCAACGGCGTCCTGCTCTTCGAGGACACCGGTGAGCTGCTGCCTGACGGCCAGATCATCGCCCCGCACCGCCCGCTCGCAGCGGCCCAGGTGATGAAGGCTGCCTAG